In Heterodontus francisci isolate sHetFra1 unplaced genomic scaffold, sHetFra1.hap1 HAP1_SCAFFOLD_1915, whole genome shotgun sequence, the sequence ggataccgggatcgggggggagggataccgggatcggggggggaggggataccgggatcggggggggaggaggaggggggaaaccgggatcggagggggagaaggaggggggaaaccgggatcggggggggaggagaaggagggggggaaaccgggatcgggggggggaggagaaggaggggggaaaccgggatcggggggggaggagaaggaggggggaaaccgggatcggggggggaggagaaggagggggggaaaccgggatcggggggggaggaggaggtggcgaagaaccgggatcgggggggagggggaggagggggcgaagaaccgggatcgggggggagggggaggagggggcgaagaaccgggatcgggggggagggggaggagggggcgaagaaccgggatcgggggggagggggaggagggggcgaagaaccgggatcgggggggagggggaggagggggcgaagaaccgggatcgggggggagggggaggagggggcgaagaaccgggatcgggggggagggggaggagggggcgaagaaccgggatcgggggggagggggaggagggggcgaagaaccgggatcgggggggagggggaggagggggcgaagaaccgggatcgggggggagggggaggagggggcgaagaaccgggatcgggggggagggggaggagggggcgaagaaccgggatcgggggggagggggaggagggggcgaagaaccgggatcggggggggagggggaggagggggcgaagaaccgggatcggggggggagggggaggagggggcgaagaaccgggatcggggggggagggggaggagggggcgaagaaccgggatcggggggggagggggaggagggggcgaagaaccgggatcggggggggagggggaggagggggcgaagaaccgggatcggggggggagggggaggagggggcgaagaaccgggatcggggggggagggggaggagggggcgaagaaccgggatcggggggggagggggaggagggggcgaagaaccgggatcggggggggagggggaggagggggcgaagaaccgggatcggggggggagggggaggagggggcgaagaaccgggatcggggggggagggggaggagggggcgaagaaccgggatcgggggggggagggggaggagggggcgaagaaccgggatcgggggggagggggaggcgaagaaccgggatcgggggggagggggaggagggggcgaagaaccgggatcgggggggagggggggggcgaagaaccgggatcgggggggaggggggggcgaagaaccgggatcgggggggagggggggggcgaagaaccgggatcgggggggaggagggggcgaagaaccgggatcgggggggaggagggggcgaagaaccgggatcgggggggaggagggggcgaagaaccgggatcgggggggaggagggggcgaagaaccgggatcgggggggaggagggggcgaagaaccgggatcgggggggaggagggggcgaagaaccgggatcgggggggaggaggggggcgacacagtggcgcagtggttagcaccgcagcctcacagctccagggacccgggttcgattctgggtactgcctgtgtggagtttgcaagttctccctgtgtctgcgtgggttttctccgggtgctccggtttcctcccacaagccaaaagacttgcaggttgataggtaaattggccattataaattgtcactagtataggtaggtggtagggaaatataggaataggtggggatgtttggtaggaatataggattagtgtaggattagtataaatgggtggttgatgttcggcacagactcggagggccgaagggcctgtttcagtgctgtatctctaatctaatctaaaaaaaaccgggatcgggggggaggagggggcgaagaaccgggatcggaggggaggaaggggcgaagaaccgggatcgggggggaggagggggcgaagaaccgggatcgggggggaggagggggcgaagaaccgggatcgggggggaggagggggcgaagaaccgggatcgggggggaggagggggcgacacagtggcgcagtggttagcaccgcagcctcacagctccagggacccgggttcgattccgggtactgcctgtgtggagtttgcaagttctccctgtgtctgcgtgggttttctccgggtgctccggtttcctcccacaagccaaaagacttgcaggttgataggtaaattggccattataaattgtcactagtataggtaggtggtagggaaatatagggacaggtggggatgtttggtaggaataggtggggatgtttggtaggaatataggattagtgtaggattagtataaatgggtggttgatgttcggcacagactcggagggccgaagggcctgtttcagtgctgtatctctaatctaatctaaaaaaaaccgggatcgggggggaggagggggcgaagaaccgggatcgggggggaggagggggcgaagaaccgggatcggggggaggagggggcgaagaaccgggatcgggggggaggagggggcgaagaaccgggatcgggggggaggagggggcgaagaaccgggatcgggggggaggagggggcgaagaaccgggatcggggggggaggaggaagaaccgggatcggggggggaggagggggggggggggagaaccgggagcaggagggagagtggggggggggggggcgggggagaaccgggagcaggagggaaagggggggagaaccgggagcaggagggaaaggggggggagaaccgggatcggggggaaggggaaaccgggatcggggtggaggggaaaccgggatcggggtggaggggaaaccgggatcggggtggaggggaaaccgggatcggggtggaggggaaaccgggatcggggtggaggggggggggggaaggaacctggatcgggaggggagggggggggggggggagaaccgggatcgggggggggaggaagaaccgggatcggggggaagcaggggggatcggggaggggggggggggggtaggaggggGGGAACCGggatcggggagtgggggggggggaaagagaaccgggatcggggggggagggggaactgggattggggggaggaggggggatcgggaggggggggggaaaaggagggaggaaccgggatcagggaggggtgggggcggggggggggggaggggaaccgggattggggaggggggggggaaccgggatcggggaggggggggggaaaccgggatcgggggggagaaCCGGGatcggtgaggggggagggggggaaaccgggatcggtgagggggggggggtgggaaaggatatcgggggaggggggggaagtagGGGGGAAacgggatggggaggaggagggggaaccaggatcgaggggagggggggggaaagaggagggggaactgggatcggggagggggagaagagggggaatTGGGCGTGGGGGAGAAAGGAGGGGGAACCGGgatagggaaggggggggggggggggagaaagagaggaccgGGAcctgggggggcagggggggggggggaggtgaaggggaaacGAGAGGAGGGGAGACAAGGGGTGGGTAGCACAGAAGAGTGCGGGGACACCAAGGGGCGGTGTGGGGGTGGTGCTGAATGGGTAAGTGGATGGGTGGTGTCAGAGGGAGGGGATGGGTGATAGGGCAGAAGAGGCAGGGGAGGATGGGATGGAAGGGAGGGGATTACAGGACACCAagaaaacgggggggggggggggagacactgatggggagggaatGTGGAACAgaggagggaggggattgagggggtGACACAGAGGGTGGAGGAAACAGGGAGGGGTCACAGAGGTGTGGAGAGTatatagggtggggggggggggggtggggaaagactGACACCGAGGGTGATGGGGATGATACCAAGGTAAGGAGAGATGAGGTGGGGGGGTGAcactgaggggatggggaggggccgCGGTGGGAGAGGATGAGGATAGGCGATGGGAGAATGGGGTGGATAGTGGGAGGGAATTGGGGGATAGGGGATGGGGGATTTGAAGTATCGGAttgggcggggggggtgggaagTGACaccagggcgggggggggggcgggtagagGGGATGCGGGGGAactcagtgggggaggggaggtgggtagGGACCGAGGAAGGAGGGGTTGGGGTGTACACCGAGGGGATGGGGGCACTAAGGGGGGGCACTGGGGGAACACTGAGGGTGGGGGATGCAGGAGACACCGAGGGGAGGGAATGGGGGAACGGGAGTGAACACCAAAGGGATTGGGGAAGAGGGGATCGGGGGGATGGGGAAAGAAGGGatcgggtggagggggggggggcggggggagaaggTGCCCCGAGGTTGGGGGAGAACACAAAGACAGTTTTGATCCATGGCCAAAGTTAGTAGGGGGAAGCCAAACTCCATCAACACTGCTGGGCAAAGGAAAATACAGGGAGACTGTAGTGCCTCCTCCTGGATAGAGCACAGGTTCTGCTCAGCCTGGCCTGTCACtaaaggtctgcaaatgaaacctgaccccagccagagtcctttcatttcttcccgtgcctgacccgaccactggaattaAGTTggctatattaaagaggttgtgctctaccttcgatggaatcgcaaaCTTGCGATCCTGACATCCTggttgtcactgtgtccgacccagcccgacccggacATGTCgtggggtcctgtcgggttcggatcGGATAGCCATGCTCTACCTGTCACAGCCCTGTCCTCTGAACAACTTGCTGACCTTCAGCATAGAGAAGGAAAAGCCCTGTATTTAAATATCCTTACGTGGCCTCAGGGTGTCTGCAATAGCTGGAACAACTAACGTTACGAAGAGTGCCTTTGTAACTGACTTTAGTGGAAATGACAAAcggtttatatagagcctttctagtcaggaaatcccaaagtgatttacagccaatgacatatcATCACTGATGTATTGTAGGCAAAGATCAGTAACTATAACGTTGATCAGGGCCACAGTACATCTTTTCCAGTCTGTTGCTTCTTGAATGTTCAGATAGTGTTAAGTGGCAGGAGCTGTACCAGATAATGGAACCTTCCATCAGGGAGAGGATgaacagaatggcctctttctatgttcATGATTCTAGGTATCAAATACATAAGACACCACCCTAAAGAAAATCTCTCCACAGGCTGTCTTAAAGCTACCTCAACCAAGGAACATAAACTTCTGAATTATGAGTCAGATCCCCTCTGAGGTAAATGGAAATAAAAGGCTTTTTTGAAGAAAAACAATAGTCAAATTAAACAGGTAAGTAACCACAAGTGACCCTCAATCTCAGCCAGGGACTATCTAATGAACTCACCGTGGGACAACAGGAGATGACAGCTGCACTCCCCCCTTAATAACAGGGATCCCCAGGGCTAAGAGCTGAGTTTAGGTTTGCCACACCTCAGAGGCACTAATTAAGCATTTCCCTGGATCAGTTTATCCTTTGCTCCCACTCATTCAGCTAATGAGTGGTCAGACCCATTTGTGAGAATCCCAATTCTATCCATTGTTTTGGAAGCCCATGATGGTTACACCCGCCCCCTCATCACAGCTGATGAATAATCACTTAAAATGGTTTTTCCTTTGCCCCCCTGCCCCAACTCACTACTTGTATGGCCAACTGTTTCTAGCTCCCCACATGCAGAGTTTCCCGATCTCAAAGTATGGAATGACCTTCTATGCTGCAAGATTTTGAACTATTTCACAATCACAGGCCATCCTAAagctctttacagtcaatgaattactttccAACTGCTGTGATGTCGGAAACTCggctgccaatttgtgcatagcaagatcccacaaacagcaatgagataatgaccggataatcaatTTTCATACAGCACTGGCAGTGTGAGCCTGGATTGTGGGCTCAtgtcttggagtggaacttgaacccaagaCCGATtgactcaggcgagagtgctaccacctAATGACCAGCAATAAAGGTCAGCCTTACAACATTGTGAAAATGAACAGCAATTTGATCACAACTGATTGTTCTGGCATTATAATAAACACAGACAACAAGGTCTTTTTTTAAGCCATCCTTTATTCCTCACATAATATAAAATGGAAAAGAAAATGCTGAAGGGAAGGAGGGAGTTATAGAGAAAAAGAATCACTTTTCAGCTTTCAATCAAATAAGCAGAGGAGAAGGCAGCAAATACAAAAGGAAACTATACAATCCCAGGTCTGTCAGCCTTTTCAAGGGTAGGGatccctcccaatctccttcctcccAATCAGGTTTCTCACAAGTAAACCAAACATTTTTCAACAGTCAGTTAAGCCACTTCACTGGCTGAATAAAATTAACAGCCATTTTAAACACTCAATTAAACCCTACCCCCAAAATAAGTAGTCAACTTgcagcttttaaaaaaattctaataACAATGTTTATTTATAGCTTTGTCAGTTTTCAGTTTGGGGTGTTATTCCTCCAGCTTCCCTCTACCCCTCCGACCTACCCTCCCCTGCCCCATACCACTCCCCAGCTGAGCCTGAGAGTGGAAGCGTGAACTCTGATCTTGGCCCCTCCCCCATCAACCCCTTCCGAGGCCTGATTTTGCAAACAGCGGGGTATtattttgggggaggggatttgtaggATGGAGTGTTCACCACAGcgagtttttgtatttgaagttcagTTTCAGCAGGTACTTCATGTTCACCTGGGCCACGTCATAGACGATGTACCTGAAAGATCACAGGTTAAGGTCGGCAACCGCAATCGcagcccctcccacctccctcaccTATCCCACCACTGACTCACCCTGGAGGTACAATTTCATCTGTGGGCCATTCTTCACTGGACACAGTAGCGAGCATTGAAGGACTGAGTCTTGGCCAGTGAGTGCAGGGCAGatctccatcccctctccccagtCTGCTAGATATGAGAGTCTTGGCTGGTGAGTGCCAGGCCCTTGATCTGTAGTGTGtgcgtctgtctcagccagtgagtGTAGAGTGAGGCTCAACCTCATCCcaccccactgcaccccccccccaccacactaaaCGTTggcgatcttgcctggtgtgtgcgagagaggaagagaatgtttgtgtttgtgtggggcACAGGCAGCTCCCTCACCCGCTGAGTCTCGGTTGCCTGCCTATTATCCCACAGACTGGCTCTTACCAGCAGCTCTCACTCAGCCCCATTGAAATGGAGCCCATTTCTCACAGGGCTCACATCCATTACAGGAAGCCAGTCTTCCCATCAGTCTGAACTTGGATTAAGTTCAGGTGCCAAAGAATGAAAAGTCAGCAGCGTGTTAAAAAAAAAACGCATCAAAtcgaggcccccttccccaacctaCACTGCAAAGTCACCGTGCCACAGGCCCGATTGCTCCTGCATAGAGAAGGATACTCGTTGTACAGTAAGCTGGAGTCTGTGGCTAGTGTCCGGACGCCTTTCCCCAGAGGCACATCCACTCCGTCCATCTTGATGGTGGCACTGGGATCCGGAGCGGTCTTCCCGACACCTGTGGAGAAACAGGAGCCATTGATGTCCAACAGGTGCAGTGATATTCCTAGCCAGTGTGATCATCTTGCCCCACCGCCCCAACAGCCAACCCCTCACAACCTCCCCACACCCCCAGCAACTACCTTACCTCCGATCGCCTTAAATTGGAGAGTGGGGCTTAGGACACAGAATCATCTGGCTCCACACGGGCTCCCCCACCAACAATGCCCCCCTACCCGTGCGACCAAGACCCAGCGGGCGATCCAAGTGCAAACTCTTCATGGCTTTCCTGAAGAGGAAGCACCTCAAATGCGTGGGATCATTACACATGAACAGGGAAGGGATGGAGGCCCAGATGTTGCTTCCAAATTTTTGCGCTCTTCCCTCAGAGAACAAAGTGAAGTAGTGGAAGAGTCGACAGTCTGACAGGCCACAATGTGAATGCTCCTCCCAAACCAGAACTATCTTTATACAGGGCAAAACAGAGGTCAGTCCTACCTAGTCAGAGGGTTTTCTGTGCTGCTAAAGGGTGGGGGCCACACAATCCAGCAGACATGAAGATCCCTGCTGGATATTAACACAGAATTCAAAGCTGGGGTCCTGGTCTCCACTCACTGGGAATGTCCAGAGAAGGTTTTGAACCCTGCACCTTCTGACTCGGGCAAGAATGCTACATTTCAGCTCGTTCCTCGGGACTGAAAGTGGGGAGTAAACTGGCAATGTGACATGCTGATCAGAGACAGGAATTGTCTGTGGCAAGAgcaaggtgtgtgtgggggggggggataaaacAGAGAAACAGGGGacaaggggagtgaggggggattCCGGAAGCTAGGGCAGGTGGCAGACTCCAGGAGAGAGGTGGGAGTGGTGAAGGAGGACTCCAGGGACAAGATGTGACGATCAGCTGTGACATCCCAGTGTGTTGTTCATCTCACCCTGACACAGTGGAGGTGCTTCGCTCACATTCAGCATCATTGCATCGTCTTCGTCTTAACATAATAAAGGGACACTCCTTAAGCAGCTCACCATTCACAATGTGTTCACCTTCCACAACACACTCACACAATGCAGATggtagatgtcaggtggataatacaagtgagaaccaggctgattacagaaagctcagaggggaagtggaaaagaaatgagaagcaaagagagagtatgaa encodes:
- the LOC137363812 gene encoding poly [ADP-ribose] polymerase 1-like; the encoded protein is HELKRANHITKLPKGKHSVKGVGKTAPDPSATIKMDGVDVPLGKGVRTLATDSSLLYNEYIVYDVAQVNMKYLLKLNFKYKNSLW